One window from the genome of Bradyrhizobium xenonodulans encodes:
- the dpdA gene encoding tRNA-guanine transglycosylase DpdA — MRFVFADSIDTIDPLYDFVADRNGLGRLVHRDDQYPHEFLEKAPYDGILISRAIVGDAAFPGKYSEAQMMRFRREGARKFLRYPLAKFPDSMLVGDCGAFNYRNLPEPPYHADDTVEFYADAGFTHGCSPDHVIFDFDEVGLVRRFRDVPVDVRRRFEITQQNAVEFLKVAKKIGKGFTPMGVIQGWSAESMADAALNLVKMGYRYLAIGGTVPLKIDQIQRVLSTLRSAIPSRIHLHLLGFGKIEDLAVLEQNRVSSFDTTSPLLRAFKDAKKNYWVRNSSGELSYYTAIRIPQATENNKLKRKACEGSLNQELARRLESAALEGVRDYAARKAGLEECLDAVMEYWVTLNWDADPSMTRRSQAALRQREVYSRTLSERPWESCGCRVCREAGVEAVIFRTSNRNKRRGIHNLHVFHTHLNQFREELA; from the coding sequence ATGCGCTTCGTATTTGCCGATAGTATCGATACCATCGATCCCCTGTACGACTTCGTTGCCGATCGCAATGGCCTCGGCCGCCTGGTACATCGCGACGACCAATACCCGCACGAATTCCTGGAGAAGGCTCCGTACGACGGAATTCTGATCTCGCGCGCGATTGTGGGCGACGCGGCGTTTCCCGGAAAATATTCGGAAGCCCAGATGATGCGCTTCCGGCGGGAGGGGGCGAGAAAATTCCTGCGGTATCCGCTCGCCAAGTTTCCCGACAGCATGCTGGTGGGCGATTGCGGAGCGTTCAATTACAGAAATCTCCCGGAACCGCCCTACCACGCGGACGATACCGTCGAGTTCTACGCCGACGCCGGCTTTACTCACGGCTGCTCTCCGGACCACGTCATCTTCGATTTCGACGAGGTCGGCCTCGTTCGCCGGTTCCGCGACGTGCCGGTCGACGTACGGCGACGGTTCGAGATCACGCAGCAGAACGCCGTCGAATTTCTGAAGGTAGCCAAGAAGATCGGCAAGGGCTTTACACCGATGGGGGTTATCCAGGGCTGGTCGGCGGAGAGCATGGCCGACGCAGCGCTGAACCTCGTCAAGATGGGGTATCGCTATCTGGCGATCGGGGGCACCGTGCCCCTCAAGATCGACCAGATCCAACGGGTTCTTTCCACCTTGAGGAGTGCGATCCCCTCACGCATACATCTCCATCTGCTTGGTTTCGGCAAGATCGAGGATCTCGCGGTCCTCGAACAGAACAGAGTGAGCAGCTTCGACACAACGTCACCGCTGTTGCGCGCGTTCAAGGATGCGAAGAAGAATTACTGGGTCCGCAACTCTTCCGGTGAGCTTTCCTACTACACCGCAATACGCATCCCGCAGGCGACCGAGAATAACAAGCTCAAGCGGAAGGCCTGCGAAGGCAGCCTCAATCAGGAACTGGCCAGGCGTCTGGAAAGCGCGGCGCTCGAAGGCGTCCGTGACTACGCCGCACGCAAGGCAGGTCTCGAGGAATGTCTCGACGCGGTGATGGAGTATTGGGTAACCCTCAACTGGGATGCGGATCCGTCAATGACGAGACGGTCTCAGGCCGCCCTGCGGCAGCGCGAGGTCTATTCGCGCACTCTTTCCGAGCGACCATGGGAGAGTTGCGGCTGCCGCGTCTGCCGCGAAGCAGGTGTCGAGGCCGTGATCTTCCGAACTTCGAACCGCAACAAGCGCCGCGGTATCCACAACCTCCACGTATTCCACACCCATCTGAACCAATTCCGCGAGGAACTCGCATGA
- a CDS encoding amidohydrolase family protein: MTATSRRGISRRKLLSMGGGAILAPYGASLSPASPSMDEQGYATVAEGTSISVAVSPDGRTVAFDLAGSLWLVGIGGGVARRLTDEFGDVAQPHWCPDGKEIVFQCYRDGNFHLWTISADGTGLMQLTRGPHDHREPSYSPDGRRIAFSSDRGMGYGIYAFDRNTGAVESLVDTTADETQPAWSPDGRKIAFVTNRSSLDVVDELGNRTTVASVHNSRNIANEKEIHGPSWSPDGDLTYVILNNGAAQLHGPRGIIVQGEDIFPFRASWLPTGEFVYTSGGKIQRRGLETTQSSIVEFSARLPIIKPKYKKVRRDFNSVVPRPVLGIGSPALSPDGCNIAFRALNDIWTMTIGELPRRVCRDGFYKSDPAWSPDGHWLSYSSDRGGKLDIWLRDLRTGEDRQLTHLSDAALSGSWSQDGRMIAFLDQSGSLYTIEIESGTVQKVYGPLWEPGRPSWGPDGRTIALAAFKPYSASYREGLSEILTVDRTTGNVEYQSPLPDRSLSTRGDDGPVWSPDGTKIAFVLASLLWVAPVDDRCRLTGPARVINAEVTDAPSWSGDSKTLLYLCNGSLRLLAADGGESQNVPLSLHWAMAKPTGRTVLRVGRLWDGRSPDLRENVDILIDSNKIAGIVSQDGNAYGDAKIVDAPQSTAMPGLMDMHTHRQMQGYSYGDRQGRLWLSLGITTTRSVGSPAYHMVEDRESIESGARVGPRHFATGEAIDGARIFYNFMRPVTEQGQLALELQRAEALSYDLVKTYVRLAPETQRDVIAWAHARGLHVTSHYQYPAVAFGVDAMEHLGGTNRLGYSRTMSRLGAAYQDVLEVFVQSGITCTPTIFTANALLGEDRSWMDDIRIKTFYPAWEYARLEERARLMAGPNRLVTLAELERNVAQVKELLRVGGRIITGTDAPIDFPAISLHLNLRAMVRYGVTPYEALLTATRYPGEFLGAPLGTITEGALADVVLVEGNPLLRIEDAANVDLVVKNGQVWSVKDLLAPFVATQVHQHGRNKMLPPVRSTVNHARFWWHGKEFVESSRACCCCTVTPRLRCTG; this comes from the coding sequence ATGACGGCAACTTCACGACGCGGTATCAGTCGCCGCAAACTGCTTTCGATGGGCGGCGGCGCCATATTGGCACCCTACGGCGCTTCCCTGTCCCCCGCGTCCCCTTCCATGGACGAACAAGGCTACGCGACCGTTGCCGAGGGAACCAGCATCTCTGTTGCCGTTTCGCCGGACGGGCGAACGGTGGCATTCGACCTGGCCGGGAGCCTGTGGCTTGTGGGCATCGGCGGCGGAGTTGCGCGACGGCTGACTGACGAATTCGGCGACGTCGCGCAACCGCACTGGTGTCCAGACGGGAAGGAGATCGTTTTCCAATGCTATCGGGACGGAAATTTTCATCTTTGGACAATCTCTGCTGATGGCACCGGGTTGATGCAACTGACGCGCGGTCCTCACGATCATCGCGAACCAAGCTACTCTCCAGATGGTCGACGCATCGCATTCTCGTCGGACCGCGGCATGGGTTACGGCATCTACGCTTTTGACCGGAACACGGGCGCCGTGGAATCGTTGGTAGATACCACGGCCGACGAGACCCAGCCGGCCTGGTCGCCAGACGGACGAAAGATTGCGTTCGTGACCAACAGGTCGTCGCTCGATGTGGTGGACGAGTTGGGTAACCGGACCACCGTCGCTTCTGTTCACAACTCAAGAAACATCGCTAATGAGAAGGAGATTCACGGGCCGTCTTGGTCTCCCGACGGGGATCTCACTTACGTCATCCTGAACAACGGGGCGGCACAGTTGCATGGGCCCCGCGGCATTATCGTGCAAGGCGAAGACATCTTTCCGTTTCGGGCATCTTGGTTGCCGACCGGCGAGTTCGTATACACATCGGGCGGTAAGATCCAGCGGCGCGGCCTGGAAACGACGCAGTCCTCCATTGTTGAATTCTCTGCGCGACTTCCAATCATCAAGCCGAAGTACAAGAAAGTGCGCCGAGATTTCAATTCGGTCGTGCCACGTCCGGTCCTCGGTATCGGCAGCCCGGCCTTGTCGCCCGATGGCTGCAATATCGCTTTCCGCGCTCTCAACGATATCTGGACGATGACCATCGGAGAGCTGCCGCGCCGGGTCTGCCGCGACGGGTTTTATAAATCGGACCCGGCATGGTCGCCTGACGGGCACTGGCTATCTTACTCAAGTGACCGCGGCGGTAAGCTAGATATCTGGTTGCGCGACCTGCGCACGGGCGAGGATCGCCAACTCACGCACTTGTCCGATGCTGCGCTCTCCGGTTCATGGTCGCAGGACGGCAGAATGATCGCTTTTTTGGATCAGTCCGGCAGTCTTTACACGATTGAGATCGAGAGTGGTACTGTTCAGAAAGTCTATGGTCCTTTATGGGAACCAGGCAGGCCGAGTTGGGGGCCTGATGGACGGACGATAGCCCTGGCAGCATTCAAACCTTACTCGGCTAGCTATCGCGAGGGGCTGAGTGAAATCCTTACCGTCGATCGGACGACCGGCAACGTCGAATATCAATCTCCTCTTCCCGATCGATCGCTCAGCACACGCGGCGACGACGGCCCTGTGTGGTCACCTGACGGGACGAAGATCGCTTTCGTGCTGGCCAGTCTGCTATGGGTCGCTCCGGTCGATGACCGATGCAGGCTGACCGGCCCGGCACGTGTGATCAATGCGGAGGTTACGGACGCGCCGAGTTGGAGCGGTGACTCCAAAACGTTGCTTTATCTTTGTAATGGAAGTTTGCGGTTGCTTGCGGCCGACGGGGGAGAGTCGCAAAACGTGCCGCTTTCGTTGCATTGGGCAATGGCCAAACCCACGGGCCGAACTGTGCTCCGCGTTGGGCGCTTATGGGATGGCCGCAGTCCGGACCTTCGCGAGAATGTCGATATTCTCATCGACTCCAATAAGATCGCCGGTATCGTGTCCCAAGACGGCAATGCTTATGGCGACGCCAAAATCGTCGATGCTCCTCAGTCGACAGCCATGCCGGGATTGATGGACATGCACACCCATCGCCAAATGCAGGGATATTCATATGGCGACCGGCAAGGCCGATTGTGGCTCTCGCTGGGGATCACGACGACCCGCTCGGTCGGCTCACCCGCATATCACATGGTGGAGGACAGGGAATCCATCGAGTCCGGGGCACGGGTGGGCCCCCGTCATTTCGCGACAGGGGAAGCCATCGACGGGGCTAGGATATTCTATAATTTCATGCGTCCCGTCACCGAGCAAGGACAGTTGGCGCTCGAGTTGCAACGCGCGGAAGCCCTGTCGTACGACCTCGTCAAGACCTATGTCCGACTGGCGCCCGAGACGCAACGCGATGTCATTGCTTGGGCGCATGCCCGCGGTCTCCACGTCACGTCACATTATCAATATCCGGCCGTGGCGTTCGGGGTGGACGCGATGGAGCATCTCGGCGGCACCAATCGGCTCGGTTACTCGCGAACCATGAGTCGACTCGGCGCCGCCTATCAGGATGTCCTCGAGGTGTTCGTCCAAAGCGGCATCACGTGTACGCCCACCATCTTCACCGCTAATGCATTGCTGGGCGAGGATCGTTCGTGGATGGACGACATCCGGATAAAAACATTCTATCCCGCGTGGGAGTATGCACGACTCGAAGAACGCGCCAGACTGATGGCTGGGCCGAATCGGTTGGTCACGCTGGCCGAACTCGAACGTAATGTCGCGCAAGTCAAAGAGTTGTTGCGCGTTGGGGGCCGCATCATCACTGGCACAGACGCACCGATAGATTTCCCAGCCATCAGCTTACATCTCAATCTGCGGGCGATGGTTCGCTATGGTGTGACTCCATATGAAGCGCTGTTGACGGCAACGCGGTATCCCGGCGAATTTCTCGGCGCCCCGTTAGGGACGATTACCGAGGGGGCGCTTGCCGACGTCGTTCTCGTCGAGGGAAACCCGCTGCTGCGTATCGAGGATGCCGCAAATGTCGACCTTGTGGTCAAGAACGGCCAGGTTTGGAGCGTCAAGGATCTGCTGGCTCCCTTCGTCGCAACGCAAGTTCATCAGCACGGAAGGAACAAGATGTTGCCACCAGTTCGGAGCACCGTGAACCACGCTCGATTCTGGTGGCACGGAAAGGAATTCGTTGAAAGCAGCAGGGCCTGCTGCTGCTGTACGGTGACACCGCGGCTGCGCTGCACGGGCTAG
- a CDS encoding NAD(P)/FAD-dependent oxidoreductase — protein sequence MQYEPLTVRRRDLLSLIGTVAGSAAMYHTMTALGFASESRYTGPIRLDGDAKGAFVLILGAGLAGMTAALELRKAGYKVLVLEFNDRPGGRNWTLRGGDIFVELGGFKQTCAFEDGLHLDPGPWRIPYHHRALLDYCKRLGVALEPFIQVNHNAYLHASRAFGGTPQRIRAVKADFQGQISELLAKVANQGELDQGLSREDKEILLLALKSWGALDHNYKYKEGLIASGYRGYAKPPGGGLSAAPLPSEPLALSDILKSQLWRYFWNFARYELQTTMFQPVGGMDMIGKAFGRELGGLIRYNSKVTEIWQNDSGVTVTYVDAKDPGQSQKVTADWCLCTIPLSILSQLPINVGAAMKAAIDGVPYTASVKVGLQFKRRFWEEDDAIYGGISFTDLPISEIGYPNTDYNKSGRGILLGAYLFEGPNSFEFTAMPPDERVARAVEFGAAIHPQYRTEFENGIAVAWHRVPFALGCSGHWADEARKLHYRNLCGIDGRILLAGEHASALPAWQEGAILSSLDAIARLHERVIKT from the coding sequence ATGCAGTACGAACCCCTCACAGTGCGGCGCCGCGATCTGCTCTCACTGATCGGTACCGTGGCCGGCAGCGCCGCGATGTACCACACGATGACGGCGCTCGGCTTTGCCTCTGAATCTCGTTACACGGGGCCGATCCGGCTGGATGGTGATGCCAAAGGCGCTTTCGTGCTCATTCTTGGTGCGGGCCTCGCCGGCATGACGGCGGCGCTGGAGTTACGCAAGGCCGGCTACAAGGTGCTGGTGCTGGAGTTCAATGACCGCCCCGGAGGGCGAAACTGGACACTGCGCGGTGGCGATATTTTTGTTGAACTCGGCGGCTTCAAGCAGACCTGCGCCTTCGAGGACGGACTTCATCTCGATCCGGGGCCGTGGCGGATTCCCTATCATCATCGCGCGCTGTTGGATTATTGCAAACGGCTTGGCGTTGCGCTCGAGCCCTTCATTCAGGTCAATCACAACGCGTATCTACACGCTTCGCGCGCTTTCGGAGGCACGCCGCAGCGGATCCGTGCGGTAAAGGCCGACTTCCAAGGCCAGATTTCGGAACTGCTTGCGAAAGTCGCAAACCAGGGCGAATTGGATCAGGGCCTCTCCAGGGAGGACAAGGAAATACTGCTGCTTGCACTGAAATCCTGGGGCGCGCTTGATCACAACTACAAATACAAAGAGGGCCTGATTGCCTCCGGATATCGCGGCTATGCCAAGCCGCCCGGCGGTGGGCTATCCGCGGCTCCTCTGCCGAGCGAGCCGCTAGCGCTCTCGGATATCCTGAAGTCGCAATTGTGGCGCTACTTTTGGAATTTCGCCAGGTACGAATTGCAGACCACGATGTTCCAGCCGGTCGGCGGCATGGATATGATCGGCAAGGCCTTCGGGCGCGAACTCGGCGGGCTCATCCGCTATAACTCAAAGGTCACCGAAATTTGGCAGAATGATAGCGGCGTTACCGTGACCTATGTGGACGCCAAAGATCCCGGGCAGTCGCAAAAGGTCACTGCCGATTGGTGCCTGTGCACCATCCCTTTATCGATCCTGAGCCAGTTGCCGATCAATGTCGGCGCCGCAATGAAGGCGGCGATAGATGGCGTGCCTTATACGGCGTCGGTGAAAGTCGGGCTGCAGTTCAAACGCCGCTTCTGGGAGGAGGACGACGCAATCTATGGCGGCATCAGCTTCACGGATCTGCCGATCAGCGAGATCGGCTATCCCAATACCGACTACAACAAGAGCGGACGCGGCATCCTGCTGGGCGCTTATCTGTTCGAGGGCCCCAATTCCTTCGAGTTCACCGCAATGCCGCCGGATGAGCGCGTGGCGCGCGCGGTAGAGTTTGGCGCAGCCATCCATCCTCAGTACAGGACGGAGTTTGAGAACGGCATCGCGGTCGCTTGGCACCGGGTACCGTTCGCGCTTGGCTGTAGCGGCCACTGGGCTGACGAGGCTCGTAAGCTGCACTATCGCAATCTATGTGGGATCGACGGGCGCATTTTGCTCGCCGGCGAGCATGCGTCGGCACTGCCGGCCTGGCAGGAGGGCGCAATCCTCTCTTCACTGGATGCCATCGCGCGGCTGCATGAGCGGGTGATCAAGACATGA
- a CDS encoding acyltransferase family protein, with amino-acid sequence MNRWSPFSLRDKTISDQLTRAENRPSGFDYLRLFLSIIVIAVHSISICYGMQIHLRMWDGPLHPVLKFVVPSFFAMSGFLVAGSLERNTIPAFLTLRFLRIVPPLSVSTLISALLLGAFLTSLSLTDYFSHAEFWRYMGSIVGWVHIYLPGVFENRSPPNYVNGSIWTIPFELECYVAIAVLGIAGLPKRPILFTSVAILAMLSFSAKGITSPSYGVSHGEMVLPFMFGVAIYLLRNMLPFSFPLFVLSFTLSLVLFYSRAISYLEAPFVAYSTTYLGLLNPRRILLVRGADYSYGIYIYAFPFQQAAFQLLPGGTFWLSNIAYGVVSSGAAAYLSWTFVEKRVVEQRSAALSGVAKFIEWLRLLFRRL; translated from the coding sequence ATGAATAGATGGTCACCGTTTTCCTTGCGCGACAAGACGATCTCGGATCAATTGACCCGAGCAGAGAATCGGCCATCCGGTTTCGATTATCTTCGGCTTTTTCTGTCGATCATCGTCATCGCGGTCCACAGCATATCAATATGCTACGGGATGCAGATTCATTTGCGGATGTGGGATGGTCCGTTGCACCCGGTGTTGAAATTTGTCGTTCCAAGCTTCTTTGCCATGAGCGGATTCCTGGTCGCGGGAAGTCTGGAACGCAACACAATCCCTGCATTTCTGACCCTCAGGTTTTTGCGAATTGTTCCACCCCTTTCCGTTTCGACGCTAATTTCCGCACTCTTGTTGGGCGCGTTCTTAACGTCGCTCTCTCTAACCGACTATTTTTCCCATGCAGAATTCTGGCGCTACATGGGCAGTATAGTAGGCTGGGTGCACATCTACCTTCCCGGCGTGTTCGAGAACCGATCTCCTCCGAACTATGTGAACGGATCAATTTGGACTATTCCCTTTGAACTAGAATGCTATGTAGCAATTGCAGTTTTGGGAATAGCTGGGCTCCCCAAGAGGCCGATCCTTTTCACGAGCGTAGCCATCCTGGCGATGCTCTCTTTTTCAGCGAAGGGAATCACTTCCCCCAGTTACGGCGTTAGCCACGGAGAGATGGTTCTCCCGTTCATGTTCGGAGTTGCAATCTATCTACTCCGGAACATGCTGCCGTTCTCGTTTCCGCTATTCGTTCTGAGCTTCACACTTTCCTTAGTGCTCTTCTACTCCAGAGCGATATCTTACCTCGAGGCGCCCTTCGTCGCCTACTCAACAACGTACCTGGGTTTACTGAATCCAAGGCGAATACTTCTGGTGCGCGGCGCCGATTACTCATACGGTATCTACATCTATGCCTTCCCGTTCCAACAGGCAGCCTTTCAATTGCTTCCAGGCGGGACTTTCTGGCTTTCGAACATCGCCTATGGCGTCGTCTCTTCAGGTGCAGCCGCGTATCTCTCCTGGACTTTTGTCGAGAAACGAGTTGTGGAACAGCGCTCGGCCGCACTATCGGGCGTCGCAAAGTTCATAGAATGGCTTCGTTTACTTTTTAGGCGTCTGTGA
- the dbpB gene encoding DGQHR domain-containing protein DpdB codes for MTRPKKSDDPVLAVRAVRTRQADKPVYAFFMAGADLLKIAEISRVHRDSEGSLHGFQRRGIRSHVQAITDFLDQGPVLFPNAIILAIAPSARFIQSRGERPDGDTRICESGTLRIPMPRDGTKCAWIVDGQQRSIALSQAQNKAFPVPVVAFVSEELSVHREQFILVNKARPLDPRLINELLPELDVVFPRDLSARKIPSELVHLLQTSQNSPFKGLIKRISEDSSEAVVTDTALVKAIRNSINGALGTLAPYKASGGTPADVDAMFRLLVGFWCAVRDVFPNAWGRPATESRLMHSAGIAAMSVLMDRVMSRAAPGADLRRHAAEALARLAPQCRWTSGRWNELQRDWNEIQNISKDIRMLAGYLVRLDHAHAFSKVA; via the coding sequence ATGACGCGCCCGAAGAAGAGTGACGATCCAGTGCTTGCGGTACGCGCGGTTAGGACCCGGCAAGCCGACAAGCCGGTGTATGCCTTCTTCATGGCGGGTGCGGACCTCTTGAAGATCGCGGAGATCAGCCGCGTGCATCGCGACAGCGAGGGTTCGTTACACGGCTTTCAACGCAGGGGAATCAGGAGCCACGTGCAGGCCATCACAGATTTTCTGGATCAGGGCCCGGTCCTCTTTCCGAACGCGATCATCCTGGCCATAGCGCCGTCCGCACGTTTCATCCAGTCCCGTGGAGAGCGTCCAGACGGCGACACCCGGATTTGCGAGTCAGGTACGCTGAGAATTCCGATGCCGCGCGATGGCACCAAGTGCGCTTGGATTGTCGATGGTCAGCAGCGCTCGATTGCCCTGTCCCAGGCCCAGAACAAAGCCTTCCCGGTGCCGGTCGTCGCGTTCGTCTCGGAAGAACTGTCTGTGCATCGCGAACAGTTCATTCTGGTGAACAAGGCGAGACCGCTCGATCCTCGGCTGATTAACGAACTGCTGCCAGAACTGGACGTCGTGTTTCCGCGCGACCTGTCGGCGCGAAAGATCCCGAGCGAACTGGTACATCTGCTGCAGACCTCGCAGAACTCGCCGTTCAAAGGTCTCATCAAGCGGATATCCGAAGACTCGTCCGAAGCCGTGGTAACAGACACCGCTCTGGTGAAAGCGATCCGCAATAGCATCAACGGGGCGCTTGGCACCTTGGCGCCCTATAAGGCCTCCGGCGGCACTCCGGCGGATGTCGATGCTATGTTCCGTCTCCTCGTCGGATTTTGGTGCGCCGTGCGAGATGTATTCCCTAACGCCTGGGGACGGCCGGCAACCGAGAGCCGGTTGATGCATTCTGCAGGCATCGCCGCCATGAGCGTACTGATGGATCGTGTGATGTCCCGCGCGGCCCCCGGCGCGGATCTGCGTCGGCATGCTGCCGAGGCGCTTGCGCGGCTTGCTCCGCAGTGCCGCTGGACCTCGGGTCGCTGGAATGAGCTTCAACGCGACTGGAATGAGATCCAGAACATCAGCAAGGATATCCGCATGCTGGCGGGGTATTTGGTCCGTCTCGATCACGCTCACGCATTCTCTAAGGTGGCGTGA
- a CDS encoding DGQHR domain-containing protein translates to MKSPSKTKTFDYFALSYSQRGTKNSPKFIMFHAPAAEIIEWADVDRLKPDNLTGAQRPLRDLKVKKVAKFLDADPRNTIPTAVVVALDADAVSFTGNADKKDRGQCGKLVISLKGTEKPGLIIDGQHRAFGVAKHSAMLQLNVIAFIGGDDAERAFQFVVINNSATRVSRDHIRALNLAFDKDTLNDRLVQSAGVTLGMKDAKFEDYTFVDSIPPFKGLLDWPTNKHGYIAPNAIESALAETRDRATLLGIEDLERDFFLAIWMRIKERFGPAWRANTPDKPSHLLQKVSIIVLTIYVLDSLEAAQRMSDQPLDFANEEIFASSVDRVLKRIPLEFWTVEWQQKELDTGAGRDVLLEALKTIDSNARYGRPWYDRVALVDPGDLTDQYDRPHAPKKKVKKATKKRA, encoded by the coding sequence ATGAAAAGTCCGTCAAAGACCAAGACATTTGATTATTTCGCTCTCAGCTACTCGCAACGAGGAACAAAGAACTCTCCAAAGTTCATCATGTTTCACGCGCCAGCGGCTGAGATTATCGAATGGGCTGATGTTGATCGGCTAAAGCCAGACAACCTCACCGGAGCGCAGCGCCCTCTTCGAGATCTGAAAGTTAAGAAGGTCGCAAAATTTCTCGACGCAGACCCACGTAACACCATTCCGACCGCTGTTGTGGTCGCTCTCGATGCTGATGCGGTCAGCTTTACTGGAAATGCAGACAAGAAGGATCGCGGGCAATGCGGTAAACTCGTCATTTCACTCAAGGGTACGGAGAAGCCGGGCCTCATCATTGATGGTCAGCACCGCGCCTTTGGCGTGGCAAAGCACAGCGCGATGCTTCAACTGAACGTGATTGCATTCATCGGCGGAGATGATGCCGAACGCGCATTCCAGTTTGTCGTGATCAACAATAGCGCAACGCGCGTTTCCAGAGATCACATCAGGGCACTCAATCTCGCGTTCGATAAGGACACGCTGAACGATCGACTGGTGCAGAGTGCTGGCGTAACGTTGGGAATGAAGGATGCTAAATTCGAAGATTACACGTTCGTAGATAGCATCCCGCCGTTCAAGGGGCTTTTGGACTGGCCGACCAACAAGCATGGCTATATCGCGCCGAACGCGATCGAGAGTGCCTTGGCCGAGACACGGGACCGAGCGACGTTGCTAGGTATCGAAGACCTGGAGCGCGACTTCTTTCTCGCGATCTGGATGCGAATAAAAGAGCGGTTCGGCCCCGCCTGGCGGGCGAACACGCCGGACAAGCCCAGTCACCTTTTGCAAAAAGTCTCCATTATTGTCCTGACCATATATGTCTTAGACAGCCTTGAGGCAGCACAGCGGATGTCCGATCAACCGCTGGACTTCGCCAACGAGGAGATTTTTGCGAGTTCGGTCGATCGCGTTCTGAAGCGCATTCCACTCGAGTTCTGGACAGTCGAATGGCAGCAGAAAGAACTCGACACCGGCGCCGGGCGCGATGTCTTGCTGGAAGCATTGAAGACCATCGATTCAAACGCTCGTTATGGCCGTCCGTGGTACGACCGTGTCGCACTCGTTGATCCCGGAGACCTAACAGACCAATATGATCGGCCACACGCCCCGAAGAAGAAGGTCAAGAAGGCGACCAAGAAGCGGGCGTAG
- a CDS encoding HAD hydrolase-like protein, producing MRERCFMVGDQFDRDVQSAMAAGFLAFYFPGTLSLIG from the coding sequence ATGCGTGAGCGATGCTTCATGGTCGGGGACCAGTTTGACCGCGACGTGCAGTCGGCAATGGCGGCCGGTTTTTTGGCATTCTATTTTCCCGGGACTTTGAGCCTTATTGGGTGA
- a CDS encoding c-type cytochrome: MRRRWIGGIKYVTFAAIATLLLRSSYPVLGQNNPKALKSRHFSSNFRFVETSGDLLYINVCRGCHMDDAMGTRAVPSYPSLVANRNLEASSYVIDVVLNGRRGMPSFGDMMSDDQIAAVVNYLRTHFGNSYPDAVMASDVQAARR, translated from the coding sequence ATGAGGCGAAGATGGATCGGCGGTATCAAGTACGTCACCTTCGCAGCTATAGCGACGCTGTTGTTGCGGTCGTCGTATCCCGTGCTCGGGCAGAACAATCCGAAGGCGCTAAAGAGCCGCCATTTTTCCTCCAACTTTCGCTTTGTCGAGACGAGTGGCGACCTCCTGTATATCAATGTATGCCGCGGTTGCCACATGGACGATGCGATGGGGACACGCGCCGTACCCAGCTATCCATCGTTAGTCGCCAATCGCAATCTCGAAGCGAGTTCTTATGTGATCGATGTCGTCCTCAACGGCCGCCGCGGCATGCCCTCCTTCGGCGACATGATGAGCGACGACCAGATCGCTGCAGTCGTGAACTACCTGCGCACGCATTTCGGAAACAGCTACCCAGATGCAGTCATGGCGAGTGACGTGCAAGCGGCGCGAAGGTGA